GTTCCATTTGAAAATGAAACCAATGTCTGATACAATGTAAGCTCAGGAAAGAAAATCGTCCTGGGTTTAGAAACATACCATTCTATGGATGTCTACGTTCGACGTCTTTTCACCTTTCCCCTCCCATTGCTTGGGATCTCAGCACGGTTTCACATGCTATTTTACTATCCATTGGAGGTTCTTTTTTACCTTTCACTCACGGTAGTACTTCGTTATTGGTCTCGTAGGTGTATTTAGCCTTGCTAGGTGGTCCTTTCTTGATTCACACAGGATTCCACGAGCCCCATGCTACTCGGGTCAGAGCGTAAGCTAGTGATGCTTTCGGGTACTAGACTTTAGCCATCTAGGGTGCGGCACTCAACCGCTTCGCCTAGTAGCACAACGGTTGCATTGCTCGCCCACAACCCCGTTTTCATGGTTTAGGCTGCTCCCATTTCGCTCGCCGCTACTATGGGAATCGCTTTcgctttcttttcctttgacTACTAAGATTTTTCAGTTCGTCAGGTTGTCTCTTGCCTGCTCATGGATTCAGCTGGCAGTTTAAAAGGTTCTCCATATCTATGCTTATTTTCAACTCCCCGAATTAAGCATTTCGTTGCTTGCTACGCCCTTCCTCGTCTCTGGGTGCCTAGGTATCCACCGCAAGCTTTTCCTCTTTTGGACCTAGCCATTAACATCAAGCCTATGCCATCCTAAGGTGCTACTAATTGGAAGGATCTTATCAACATCCATGAATGCAAAATTATAGATCAAACTGCCGAATTGGCAAAATTCGGTGCTTTCATAGTATCCTCTTACAACTTTCATCATATTGTGCTCTCCAAAGAGCAAATCTTTTCAAAAtctcaaaacaaaaggtgCTGAGTTGGAATCCCATTCTAAGGATTCTTGTGGTTCCAGGGAATCTAGCTACAGGAGAACCAGGAACTGGGAGCTCTCCCCTTTTTCCACCCGACTCTTCGATCTTAAACTTAAGAAAATGTTGGTTTTAAGAACGAGTGATTGCCCTTCCCTGACCCTTACCGCCCAACCGGAGAGCGGACGGCTAATGTGTTCCACTTATTGAATAGAATCTATGGTCGGTCCGTGACCCTTGGACGCCGAAGGCGTCCTTGGGGTGATCTCGTAGATCCTACGTGGTGGAGACAATCGGGTCGGCACAtggatttttcttccttttgctACATTTCACTCAAAGGGTTGAAGGGAGATAGTGCATCAGGTTATTCGCAAGGGCCAACTTGATCCTCTTCCACAGGGATGCCAGATGAGGCAAGTCTAGGAGAGCCGCTGGCTTCAACTATCGTCCATGTATGATCCATACTAGATCTAACCAACTGCTCATCCTACTTGTTGTATCTTTTTGATAgccaatatttttttcataataCAGTCTTTCAGTGGCATGTTTCAGTTATTTAGTGACTGGGGTTTAGAAACAGTCCTgagaattagcaaaagtgaCCTTAATAAACATTTGAAATTTGATTGTTAAAAGAACATTTGAATTTGAAGGAGGAAACGCAACAGTAACCACTAGTAATGCATCTGCTGTCGCTGCAGGATTCACGAACGCTCTGCTGTCGTGCTGCGGCAACCAGACCGTGCCTTGTGGCCAACCTGGGTGTACCGTGTGTGACGACCCATCGACGTACGGCTCGTGGGACGGGACGCACCCGACGGAGGCAGTGTACAAGGTGATCGCCGACGGCGTGCTGCACGGGCCGCACGCGTCGCCTCTTCCTCTGGCCAAGACCTGCCCTCCGAGCTGAGGAAACCTCTGCTTGGATTTTGCTGATTCTTAGAAGAAAATAATTCATTCTTTCAGTGAGGCTGTATAAGATCGTCTGATTTGTGTAATACCTCTGCTTCGAGTAGTGGTATTGTGCATCGATTGTAACAGCTTCGGTTCTGAACATAGGCGAGGTTGACAGTTTCGTGTAGACAAGAAAAGCAGAGTCtgttctgctcctctgccggAAGTGTAGAGTACAGATTGCATGTCTGCTGAAGTACCTACCATTGACAGAAGTGCTTCATTCGTTGGCGATTTTTCACCACCTCGTTGCGTTCTTCCTTGTAGTCACACACAGTATTTTCATGAGCAATTGGGCGCTCCGTAATCCACGTACAAGTAGGTTTATTCCGTTCCCTGTCAAAACAAGGTGGTTATGCAGGGTGCTCCTGCTTGGAGCTGCTCTCCCACAAACCACATGACCCGCGCCGCACGCCGCACGTACATCTCCCTAGGCGTATATAGCGACTTCACCGCACCGGGTGAACTGATCACATACCATTTTACACGGGCTACATCGTTGGTAATTGGTTGGCTCGTTGCCCGCAATTACCAATTGTGATCAGTTCACCCGGTGCACAGGCGCCATGCAAGCCCTCGAGCAGCCCACGATGGCGTCGGAGCTTAGGGCGCTGGCGTGGACGACGCTCCTGGTCCCGGTATGCACGGTCTACGCGCGCTCcgcttgccgccgcctccggccagGACGCGCCCGCCTCGCGGCGCTATTCCCGACGTTCCCCGTGTTCGTCTACCTGCCGTGCCTGTTCAACTCCCTCCACCTTCGCCTCCTCTCCACCTTCTTCCACACGTGGCTCGCCACCAACAAGCTCATCCTCCTCGCGCTCGACCTCGGCCCGCTCCACCCCTCCCtgcccctcctccccttcctcctctgtgcCGGCCTCCCCATCAAGCTCCGCGCGGCCCAGCAGCCCACCAAGACCAACGATTCTGCGTCCGCGCCAGGTGGGCCGCCCATGGCCGATTTGCTCGTCCCCTGCGCCCgcagcttcctcttcctcaccTGCCTCGCCGCGCTCCACCCGCACACCGGCCCGCTCCCGCTCTACGTCCTCCACTACCTCTACTGCGCGCAGATCTTCCTCACGCTCGACCTCGTCTTCTCCTCGGCCGGGCTCGTCGCGGCGACGCTGCTGGGGGGCGCGGGCATGGAGCGGCAGTTCAGGGCGCCGCTCGTCGTGGCGTCGGTGAACGACTTCTGGGGCCGGCAGTGGAACCTCATGGCGGTGGACCTCCTCCGCGCCTCGGCGTACGGGCCGGTGCGCGCGCGCTGGGGCCGGGACGCCGGCGTGCTCGCCGCGTTCCTCATGTCGGGCGTGCTCCACGAGTGCCTCTACTGGTACATGACGCTGCAGCGGCCCACGGGCGAGATGCTGCTCTTCTTCGCGCTCCACGCTGTCTCTCACATCGCCGAGCGGTGGGTGAGGATGGCCGGGCTTTGGCGGCTGCCCAAGGCAGTGGCGTACCTTCTCGGCACCGCCTTTATGGTTGTCACCATATCGGAGCTCTTCTTCGGGCCGTTCGTCAGAGCTGGCATAGACGTGCGCATGATgcaggaggccgcggcggcagtggAGTCGCTTAGGGCCGTCGCTAAACAACTCATCGTTCGTCCCTTCGTGGGGTCTGTTTCCGGTTAGAGATCGACAGACCGCGATTACATTCGGCTGTCAGGGTAGGTTCTACAGATACAGACGGTAAATATAACATCCGCGATGGTGCCGATCGGACGACCAATGATTGTTAATTAACAAGGAGTTACATAATTTATCTTACTTAATCACCACATAAGTGAATCGTGATGCGTTCGCTGTTCATACCCGTTGTTCCATCCTATATCATCTGCAGAGTGTCCCCGTAAATGAATCGTGATGTGTTCAGATATCAGAACTGTACTTCCAGTTGAGAGGTTTTTAGAAGTTTTCGACAAGATATGTGAAGTTTTCAGCCGGATAGTTCAAGCGAAACGTTTGGGCTGCTTCTTTGAACTAACAGTAAGTACTCAACTACACTCTCCTTTTTAACACTAGTGAATTTGTTGGGCACGTAGTTGTCAGAAAATTGTATCTAGCCGTTCCGGGTTAGAGTCCTTTGCTCCTTGCTCAACAAGTTGACGCGGAGTCCTGCTAAGAGAGCCAAAAGATCGAACTCCTCATCACAATAAGTTTTGCGTAAAGAACTTTAATCGCATAATCACATTTTTCATCATATTGCTAAgactttttttaatcattttatTCAGCTAGCACAGTTGTTTCATACCTGGCCTGAGTGCATCGACGAGTACCATATCTCAGATTGTGACACAGTAAGACTTTATTCCTTCTTTCTTATATAAGTGTGGGGTTATTTTTGTCATAATGCGATTAGTGTATTTGTAAACTTATTGTTGCAGATTTATTTGCCTTATGAAATTTATGGGCTACATATGTTGTTCATCTTCAACCTTAGGAAAAAAACTGTCTATATTTTGGATCCGCTTCCAATACCATTTTGGGGGAGCATTTATTTAAAACTATAGAAATGGGTAATAATTTAAACCTTGCCCTCAAAGTTTGCAAACCCTGGATGGAACGGTGATAATATGTAAATGGGAACGTAAAGTTTCTAATGTTGTTCCAACGAACTCTCACGAGTACGAAGTTTCTCACTTCCACACAATCTTATCTCATTTGTTTCAACTCACATACTCATGTTACAATGAAAGGCTGGACATTTGGTTTTCTATGTATGCAGTGGTTTGTCTGGAGTGGTTTGTCAGGACATTTGGTTTCCAATTTCATGCACTCATGTTACAATGGAAGACTACATTATCCAATTAATACCGACGGTTGGTATTTTTAACATGCTCATTTGTACCAGTTCATCACATGAATGTTTTGATGACAATGTTTTATGACGCATGTGTAGGGTGGTTTCAAGCTCAAACAACGATTTTTGGTGCATATTTTAAAGCATGAATTCAATGAAGCTGTAGACAATATCCCTCCCGACCATGGAACGAGACGCTCTTGACCGCATAAAAAAATGGTTGTTCACCGATTTAATATAATAGTGGATAATCGTGTGGACTGCTTGTATTTTAATTATGCCTTCTGATTTCCGtcatttgttattttttggTACCTAATCATAATATAGTTATGTGCTCGTGATTTTATAGATTGCACGCGCATGTTTGACATTGCTATATAATCACAACAATTTAAATGGTTCAACGAGAAACAGTAATAAAAATTAAATACAAAAGGCACGTATCGTGGGCTCACTAGTTCTCGGGATCAAATATTTAACCAGATTAATGTCGCATGAGAACAGAAACCATTTATGTTTGTTGTAAGAGGGAAATTCGATCTCCCTCTATGACAAAGAAACTCTACTCCGGCAAGAAAGACAACTCTTCCTCCGAAATATCTATTAAAACAATATTGGTATAAATAATGTACATATTATTGTTAGAGCAAATGTTAACAACTAATGCACCTTTTTCGATTATTTAAAATATCACGCAAGGGAATGTCCAGACTTGTATTTTCTGGCTTGATAACTGGACTGGGCATGGGCCCTTCATTGTGGGCCCTAGAGCTCTTCATGATTTCTTTTGTAAGAAAAGATTGGTGCATTTAGTTGGCAAATACTACCTTTGTCCGGGTTTATGTTGGCTtttgtgccaaactttgaccaacaattatacAAATAACATTtaagatatatatatgtatatatatatatatttatgtatgtatgtatatatgtatgtaaatAAAAGTTACACCATTAGAAATAGTTTTCCGATATGAATCTAACgatatctcttttgtgtcAATCTAAACTCATATAACTAATGTAATTTTTtgtcaaagtttggcataaaATTTCGTGCGGGCCTTACATaccaggacggagggagtagcaactACAAGcgtgttgtaatataataaattccttacatgggccggaccataatcctacgtggcgacgaccaagtcaacgaaccccaaagaccggtcaaatcgccaacaaagcatagccatgccaactaagcgtcggtcaaaggagtcaaagaGTCAAGCccctcatgccatggtcaaaggagctagagtagggCCAAGAAAGCTCTAGGGATGAATTTATCACTTTACCCTCGCTTTCcttctccctcaagggtagccatggtcttttgtcatggacccctaggctataaataccccccatggggcatgtatcattcactctccattagaataagatcaaaagggagagggctagagcgaCCTAAGtagcccgctctcgagtgcttgggtcgagcctagtctcaactcgacctcggggacgcgacttgagaagcctagtttcgaggttccgggccgtctagtacgacctcgactcgaagtagagggatcgggttagagtctcgagggtatcctaaccttgctacttgggaagacaagttcggcccaaatCCGAGGCGGCCCCTGTAGATCTCTTGCCATAggtgacttgggaagacgagttcggcccaagcacttggctaacgaccccctcgaagtctctcctaacataggactaagtcgtacccgcagggtcgaccgaacctattaaaaaaatatcgacgtgtcaacttgtctcAAGTGTATGGCGAcattcgctataaggccggcgtacacccaCTACACATtattctcgcatttgtgccatcaagcattggcaccccgtactcctgttgttttctagaacaacaacagtggcgccgaccgtggggaactctcgccgcaattgaagatttgatggcaccgacgaagcctacttcatcgggtgtacaacttgccgcgaaatctacacggttacaaacaaagaaagcaaacgcctcgggggctcccgaggaaggagaaattcTCACCAATCTGGACGCCGCCACAAGCATGGGCGCCACAACGGAGGTCGTGGCCGCACCCCCGCTCCCGGCCATCCCCGAAGGAGCCGAAGCACTCGGAATCATCGTAGGCGGTCCTTCGGTCCTCAccgacgtggtggcaaggatcaGCGAGCTACCCGCGGTTACCGCCCCCACAAGGGACGCGGAACTCGGTATGACTCGTTCAATGGGCttcgcgccgcctcccctgcAATCGGTAGTAACCTTGCCCTCAAAGCCTACAAGGggaaacaatgtggcatcaggaggatccgcgccggaaaaccaaggagtcccggcttacgacccctccaacccgggacTACCTCCATTGACGCTCGCTGCgatcgcccatggagctccttggtaccaCCCATATTGGGGACTTCCGCCGCACGAtgctctccaagtcgcacacgcTCCAAACCAGCCTTGCTTTGCGAGTGCCCCGCAAgtgccccttgctccccccgccggggccgaacaaggtggcaaccaagcTCCGCCTCAAGGTGTGCCCCGCGGAGAACAAGATCCCAGCGTGCAcggaaacgagcaagtggcggagtcCGGAGCCCTTGCCGAGGGTGAAAGAAATCCTCGCcgacgctccgaccctccaagaagacgccgagatcCCTCTCCGAGTGATCTTTCTAGCGATGAGAGCGACcccgacgaaggaggatctcgTCACTAGAAAAACCATAAGGGCCGACCATCTTGTaacccgctcacgcgggaATCCAAGACGCGGCTTTCCCGCCAAGGTTCTAGCCACCGATGATATGGCCATACGACGGAGAGTCCAACCCTCTTCAATTCCTAgacgtctactccaccgccatacgagcAGCGGGTGGAGGCCCcaccgagatgtgcaaccttttcccactcgcgctcaccgggatggcgcaaacttggttttataaccttcAGAAAAATCCCGTGCATtcgtgggagcgcctccaggaggtcttcatcgccaacttccaGGGAAATTTCAAAGGACCCATGCAAGCTCACGAGCtttacgccgtgaaacaaaggccgggagagtctctccgaagcttcttctatcgctttgcgaaggtcCGAAGCCAAATCTCCAACCCGCCATCGACGACCGTGATCGACgcttgcatgcaaggccttctccaagaagAAGTGAATCGCGCTCTAAGTCGCAATCCTCCAAAGACGACCGAAGAGCTCTaccgaatcttgcaagaatacgctcGGGACGAAAATGAAGATATCGCCAAGAAGGACACGCCACGCGGCATGCCCGAAGGGACTCCCTCGTCGGATCAGCCCCAGGCGTCCGCACCAtcttccaagaggaagaggaggcgggggaagaaggcgcccGGCGACCAGGCTCGaaagatcttcgccgtcgagGGGCAAAACtcgtcccaaaagacttggcagcccaagaagcctcctcgccccgccgagggaggcgccggaagatgcctcatccacaattCGGTGAGCCACAGCACCGAAGAGTGTAATACCCTCATCGCAGCTcgtgaagagttccaagcacgAATGCAGGCCCGACGCAAGGACAAGAAGGCGCCCGAGGCCCCGCTCCCTGCCAACGTCATCCTTGCCGACCCTGCGCCCAAGGAAGAGAACCTCCCATTTCAAGAACCCGCTCACCATGTCGgggtgatactcgggggctccgccacaaGATGGGGGTCAAAGAGACAACGCAAGGAATATACGCGCGAGGTTAATGTCATCAGAACCTTCACTCCAACACCACCGCCCAAATGGGCGAGTGTACCCATttccttcaccgaagaagacgctaaggggatacgctttccacacgacgacgccctcttcgtgaCGGCCATCGTCTCAAATTGCGAGCTCAAGAAAATACTGGTGGATGGCGggagctccgccgacatcttgtacctgagcaggctaaagaagctgatggagccgcaaggaggatacaagaacggttcCTTGCAACCGTCGCTTTACCCCCTAACAGGCTTCGTCCCAGGCAAGTCCATCCAGCCGCTCagccaaattgagctcctcatgACCTTCGGAGATGCCACTAATCATCGGACCGAGCTCGTCctcttcgacgtggtggacatggaggcctccttcaacGCCATCCTTGGCAGGACGACCCTGAACCACCTATGCCctgccgtccaccacaacttcctatgcatgaagatcccgggcCCAAAAGGCGTGATCACGGTCCGTGGTGAGCAATCCTCCGATAGGAAGATGCTATATCGCCACGAGACTAAGTGCGCCGAGAAGGGAGAAGCGTCCAAAAGCGTCCACATGCTCTCGGGCATAAGGGAGTCCAAGACCGATCGCCCGGaacgctacatccctaagcccctccccGAGGGAGAGCTTAAGGAGATATGCGTCTTCGACAACGACGCCACGCGCACCGTAAAGATCAGAGCCGACCTCTCGATCGAACTCGAGAAGAAGCTCATCGACCTACTCTGGGAGAACTTCGACCTTTTTGCTTGGTCTCCCttcgacatgggaggagtctcaCGCaacgtcatggagcatcgaCTCGCCGTAAGGCCCGACAAGGCGTCCGTGAAGCAAAAACTCCGAAAACTCTCCACGGAGCGAAgtgaggtcatcaagcaagaaattgcgAAGCTCTCCGAGGCCgggctcatccgagaagtttggcaccccgagtggttggccaatccggttttggtgaagaaagccaacggcaagtggcggatgtgtgtcgacttcaccgacctgaacaaggcatgccccaaggacgactaccctctCCCACGGATTGACCAGCTAGTCGACTCCATAGCGGGATGCAagaggttgagcttcttggacgcctattcagggtatcaccaagtccacatggccaaggaagatgaggagaagacAAGCTTCATTACTCCCATTGGCACCTTTTTGCTATCGCaaaatgccttttggtttgaggaacgctGGTGCGAccttccaacgcctcgtcagcgTTATCCTCAAAGGGCAATTGGGGAGGAACGCCGAAGTCTATgttgatgacgccgtcatcaaaagtcaggCGGCTAGTACCCATCCCGAAGACCTGCAAGAAACCTTCAACAACTCCGCAAAtacggcgtgaagctcaatcccGAGAAGTGCGCgttcggagttcgaggaggaaaactcttgggtttcctcgtctcccaaCGGGGGATCGAGGCCATCCGGAAAAAATTCAGGACATCCTagagatggagcctcctcgctccatcaaagatgtgcaacgcctagcAGGGAGGATGGCGGCAGTAGGACGATTCGTCACCCAatcagccgagaagggtcttccttttttcaaagtcCTGAAAggcctcaacaactttgagtggaccgacgaagctcaaaaGGCTTTCGAGAaactcaagacctatttgtcgactccTGCACTCCTCACGAGCCCGAAGCAGGAAGAacctttgctcctgtacctcgcCGCGACTCCAGTCGCCGTGAGTGCAGccctcgtgaaggaagaagatgggtcgcAACGCTCGTTGTATTACGTaagcgaagctttgggaggagcaaagggtcgatacactCAGATCGAAAAGATcgcgtacgccctcctcatggcctctcgaaagctacgtcattacttcatgggccacaccatcatggtgccgacgacgtttcccctcaaagaagtcttcggcaacaaggaagccaccgggaggatcgccaaatgggcaacggaactGGCTCCCTTCTCGCTAGAGCTTACCGCGAGAACGGCTATAAAATTCCAGGTCCTCGCCGACTTCGTGGCTGAGTGGCATGCGCTGCAAGCCCCGCCCGAAGAGACGTCACCCAAGGCCGGGGCCCCCGAACcgcattggataatgaggtttgacggctccaagcgcctcaacggtgcCGGGGCTGGAGTCgtactcatcagccccgaagggaagatcttggagtacgccgcccacctcAACTTCAACtcaaccaacaacatggcaGAGTACGAAGCACTCCTTCTCGGACTCCGGTTGGCTAAGACCATGGGTGTTCGatgccttctcatccaaggtgaCTCCTAgttggtgataaaccaaatggacaagtcatatcaatgccttgatgaaaggatgaagaagtatattgaagaagttcgcaagatgtaACGGTgcttcctgggcatggaggcgcgacgcatcccatgaggagaaaatcacctcgCCGACAGATtggcccgaacggccggttccaaggaGCCTCTCCCACCCGGCGCATTCTTCGAGGTGATCCGTGTCCCATCCATaggagaagaagccgatgaCTCCGACGAAACTTCAAAGActagcatggtcatcgacaatCCACACTCTTGGATGACGCCAATCATTCGTGCCTTGAAAGGagaggtggatgaggaggcggaaggcccaagcgccaaaactttgcttgcaaaagcaaagatgtacgtcctcctcgacggcatcctttACAAGAAGGGTGCGGCCGCGCTACTCAAGTGCATAACCTCCGACAGGGGGGCTGAGCTCATCCAGGAGATCCACTCCGGAGTATGCGGCCatcatcttgcgccaagagccaccgcggcgaaGGCTTTACGACAGgaattctattggcccaccatggtgcaagacgcaatcgcAATACTGCGAagatgcgaagcttgccaaaaaatggctaagtcaatccacgcgccggtgacgaccctgaagaatatcccaataacttggccatttgcacgctggggaatggatcttctcgggcctttccccgcatgcatcGGGGGCTGCAaatacctcgtggtgacgattgattacttctccaaatggatagaagctgcgccactcggcaagatcacgtcacaggccatccagaattttttctgggaaaacatcatatgtcgatatggtgtcccacgagagctaaccgtggacaacggcaaacagttcaactgtgcggaattcattaaattctgcgaatgcctcgagatcaagctgcacttcgcatccgtggcctaccccaagagcaacggcaCATGCGAGAGAGccaatggactaatcctccaaggactccgccgaagggtagaACACACGGCCAGCAAGGCAAGAGGAGCATGGGGGGACGAACTCGtcagcgtggtttggggcgtacgcacctccgtaagccgttccacgggccgaacaccattttctttggtgtatggcgccgaagcagttcttcccgccgaggtagagttccgctcacctcgggtcgaaagacTCCAAGAAGCTACTCCACTCACCTTCAtgcatcacaagacggccgtcgatcttgtggaagaagctcgtgacaaaacTCTCATGAGGCACGTCATCTACGAGCAgagcgccgcacgcttctacaacacgagggtgcgggaacgagcttTCTACCAAGGAGACCTCATGCTGAAAAAGAACGCcgacccaaaactccagcgcaaactcgaccctaaatgggaaggaccataccgcatcgccaCGGTGTTGggcaatggtgcataccacatCGAGAACATGGAAGGAAAAACCTCGTCCATGCCTGCAACGGCGACAAACTCCGGCTTTTCTACGCTTAAGGAGGAACCTCAAGGACGACCCTCGCCACTCCCAAAAGAAgactatcagcgcccaaccggccacTTCCCTACGAAACGTCGGgggatcgtaagcgccaacgaggccacgtctacataagACTTGTAAGTGCCaatcgggccataccttaacACAAGCAAGTGAGGGATCAATAAAAATAGGTCCTTGGtaaagagtgacacgagacactcataCGACCCGCCGTCGTAAAGGGAACCACGTCGAGCAGCAATGTCACGAAAGGACGATACCCAAAACCGAGTCGCTGCCCTAGTGCCGCTCACCAAGGGACGCCGAAAGGCCTACGTTGGCTCAGGCATCACCTAAAAATGTCTTCAGACATAAGTCGCCACCAGCGACCCGTTCCTTGttggatcctagcgtgccttGAGGCCATCCgtcaagtagaaccaagtcccccgagggccggaagctccttaaaacgcatttaaggagaaccgtaaataagcgagttatgcatgagcttacttacctcga
The Brachypodium distachyon strain Bd21 chromosome 2, Brachypodium_distachyon_v3.0, whole genome shotgun sequence genome window above contains:
- the LOC100840413 gene encoding probable long-chain-alcohol O-fatty-acyltransferase 5 yields the protein MQALEQPTMASELRALAWTTLLVPVCTVYARSACRRLRPGRARLAALFPTFPVFVYLPCLFNSLHLRLLSTFFHTWLATNKLILLALDLGPLHPSLPLLPFLLCAGLPIKLRAAQQPTKTNDSASAPGGPPMADLLVPCARSFLFLTCLAALHPHTGPLPLYVLHYLYCAQIFLTLDLVFSSAGLVAATLLGGAGMERQFRAPLVVASVNDFWGRQWNLMAVDLLRASAYGPVRARWGRDAGVLAAFLMSGVLHECLYWYMTLQRPTGEMLLFFALHAVSHIAERWVRMAGLWRLPKAVAYLLGTAFMVVTISELFFGPFVRAGIDVRMMQEAAAAVESLRAVAKQLIVRPFVGSVSG